The Martelella endophytica genome contains the following window.
ATCCTCTACGAAAACACGCTCCGCTTCGCGGAGGGCTTTCCCGCCAACAACGCTCTGCTATGGGGCGCGCGCGGCATGGGCAAGTCCTCGCTGGTCAAGGCCATCCATGCCGAGATCGCCGACGACAGGAAATTGCCGCTGAAGCTGGTCGAACTCTACCGAGAGGATATCGGCACACTTGCCACCCTGCTCGACATCCTCAAGGGCTCGCAATACCGCTTCCTGCTGTTTTCGGACGACCTGTCCTTCGATCATGACGACGCGGCCTACAAGTCGCTGAAGGCTGCGCTCGACGGCGGCGTGGAAGGCCGGCCGGAGAATGTCCTGCTCTACGCCACGTCCAACCGCCGCCACCTGATGCCGCGCGACATGATCGAGAACGAGCGTTCCACCGCCATCAATCCATCGGAAGCGGTCGAGGAAAAGGTTTCGCTCTCCGACCGTTTCGGCCTCTGGCTCGGCTTCCACAAATGCAGTCAGGACGATTACCTGGCAATGATCGACGGCTACGCCGCCCATTTCGGCCTGGAGGGCGACGACCTTCACGCCGAAGCCCTCACCTGGGCCACCACCCGCGGCGGCCGCTCCGGCCGCGTCGCCTGGCAGTTCATCCAGGACATCGCAGGACGCCAGCGCAAACATCTGACTTTTTAGACTTTTCCACTTTGAGCTCCAAAAGCAACGGCGCGCCCGGAACTTCCGGACGCGCCGCTGAAGGCTCAAAAATGAGACCAGCCTTTACCCGTTCAGATACTGCATCGGGTCGACAGCCTTGGTGTTTTCGCGGACCTCGAAGTGAACCATCGGCCGCTGGGCCTTGCCGGTCATACCGGAGACAGCGATGGTCTGGCCGCGCTGGACGCTGTCGCCGCGCTTGACGTTCAGCTGCTCGGCATAGCCGTAAACCGTCACCCGGCCGTCGTCATGGCGGATCAGGATGGCATTGCCGTAATCCGAAAGCCCATCATCGGCATAGACGACAACGCCGTTCTCCGCCGCCTTGATCGGGGTTCCGGCGGGAACCGAGATATCGATACCCTCGGAGATGCTATCGCCATCCGCCTGGCCGAAGCTGACCACCACGGCGCCCTTGGCGGGCCAGCGATAGGTGGAAATTCCCGTTCCTTCAGGGACAGCCTCGCCGGCATCGGGGCGCACGGCAGCCTCCTCGACCACGGCCTTCTGTTCGACGGCCGGCGGCTGATAGGGCTTCGGATTGTCGGAGGCGGCGGCCTGTTGCTGGGGCGCGGCAGTCTGCGGCTGGCTCTGTGGCGTTGCGGCCGTCTGCACAGGTTCGACCGGCTGGGGCGGAGCGGCCCCGGTCGGGATCACCAGCTTCTGACCGATGCGGATATTGGTGTTCGAAAGCCCGTTCGCGGCCTTCAGCGCATCGACCGTGACGCCGTTGGCGACCGCGATCTTGTAGAGGCTGTCGCCGCTCTGCACCGTATAGGTACCGCCCTGAGGCGCACTGCCGGCACCGCTCTCGTTGGTGCGCGATGCAGTAGCGCTCGAAGACTGCACGCCCTCGCGGGTTGTCGGTGTCGTCGGGAGAACCGCGACACGCTGGTCCGGCGTGTTCGTCGGCGCCGGTTGCGGCGTCGTCGGCACGAGACCCTGCGACTGGCTGGCAGTCTTGGCGACACCCGGCTGAGTGGTCAGCATCGGCACAAGCAGAACCTGGCCGGGCCGCACCTGCGAGGCGCTGGTCATGCCGTTGGCGCTGAGGATATCCTGTTCGGAAACGCCGTTGCGGGCGGCGAACTGGGAAAGCGTCTCGTCGCCACGAAGCATCACCCGCTTGGTCGCGACATCCTGCGTCTGCGAAGGAAGCGTGCTCGGTGCGCCAACGGAAGGCTGGCTATAGGTGGTGGAGGGATTGGCCGGCTGGGCAAGCGCTGCGGTCTGGACCGGCTGGCTCGGCGGCGGCAGTGAACTGCTCTGCACCGAAACCGGCGTTGTCGCCATGCGCGCGCCGGAACCGGCGGTCGTTGCGGTGTTGATCGGCTGACGGCTGACCACGGGATCGCCGTATGTCTGCGCCGTCTGATAGCCACCACCGCCGACATTTTCCGGGGGAACGAGCTGCTGATAAGTGGGACGCGGAGCCACCGAGCCCGTTGTCATGGTATCGGGACTGCCCCCAAAACGGGCGCTCTCGGAGCTGCAACCGGCTGCCAGAACGGCTAGTGCCGAAACGAGCATGAAACCTTGTGTTGCCTTGCCGACTTCCGGCATACCAGAAATACGCATGAACCGACCTGTACGCTAGAACTGAAACTGCACTGGTTTTAAACGCAACACAGTTACCGTCGGGTTAAAGGCCCGCGTTTTGCCAAAATTTCCGTCAGGTCGACGATCAGAGCGATTTGGAAACGCCGCGCTCAGCTGCGAGATAAGGCACTTCGAACAGATCCTGTCGTTCGAACCGGCTGCCAATCCGCGTCATGCGCACCATCAGTGGCGGCGCGCCTTCGCGCAGCAGCGGCGCCATGATGACGCCGTTGGAGACGAGTTGCTCGACACGGGCACGGGGAATTTCGGGAAGCGCGACGGTGTAGAAGATGCGGTCGAAGGTGCCCTCGCCGCTCAGCCCCTCGCGGCCATCGGCCTGGCGCAGGACCACGCTCCTGAGGCCGAGCTCGCTCATCCGCTGGCGGGCATTTTCCGTCAGCGTGCGATAGCGCTCGACGCTGAGAACCCGCTCGACGATGCGGCCGATGATGGCGGCAGTGTAACCGGAACCGGTTCCCACCTCCAGCACCCGCTGCCCAGGCTTCAGCCGCAGGAGATCGAGGAGGCGGATGGCGAGATCGGCACTTTCCATGAAGGCGCCGCATTCGATCGGAAGCGAGCGCCCGCTATAGGCATAGGGCGTCAGATGCGACGGGGTGAACAGCGAGCGCGGCGTCGCCTCGACGGCGGCCAGGAGATCGAGATTGGTCACGCCGCTGCTTCTGAGCTGCATGACCAGGGCTGCGAACCCCTCGCGTTCCTGAAGCTTGGTAGCCACCTGATTCTCTTTCACGATTTGCCGAGAGCTTTCGTGATCCTGTCGCGAACCGCGTAATCGGTCAAGTCGAGCTTCAGCGGCGTGACGGAGATGTAGTTGTCGTGCACGGCCTCAAGATCGCTGTCGGCATCGAAATCGGCGAGACGCTCGCGGAAGCCGAGCCAGTAATAGGGCAGACCGCGGCCATCGGCACGCTTTTCCACCGTCAGGCCCGATTCGAGCTTGCCCTGCGTCGTCACCCTGGTGCCCTTCACCGCCTCCGGCGCGCAGGCCGGGAAATTGACGTTGAGGAAGGTGCCTTTCGGCAGCTCCAGCGTCATGAGCTTCTTCAGAAGGGCCACGGCGTGACGCTCGCCGACTTCCCACGGGAAGCTGCGGCCGTTCTCGTAGATGCCCTCCTGGCTGAGCGCGATAGAGCGCACACCCTGGAGCGTGCCCTCGATGGCGGCGGCGATGGTGCCGGAATAGGTGACGTCATCGGCCATGTTGGCGCCTGAATTGATGCCGGAGAGAATCAGATCGGGCGGACCGGGCAGCACTTCGCGCACCGCCATGATCACGCAGTCGGTGGGCGTGCCGCGCAGCGCATATTGCTTCTCGCCGTATTGGCGCAGCCGCAGGGGCTCCGACAGGGTCAGCGAATGCGCAAGCCCGCTCTGGTCAGTCTCCGGCGCCACCGTCCAGACGTCGCCGGAAAGTTGCGCAGCAAGGCTCTGCAGCATTTCAAGGCCGGGGCCATGAATGCCGTCGTCATTGGTCAACAGGATACGCATGGTTCAGCCCTGTGCCTCGATCTTCGTCAGGCCACCCATATAGGGCACCAGAACCTCCGGCACCGTGACGGAACCATCCTCGTTGAGGTAGTTCTCGACAACCGCGATCAGAGCACGGCCGACGGCGACGCCGGAACCGTTCAGCGTGTGCACGAAGGTGGTCTGCTTTTCGTCCTTCGCCCGGTAGCGCGCATTCATCCGCCGCGCCTGGAAATCGCCGCAAACCGAGCAGGACGAAATCTCGCGATAGCTGTTCTGCCCCGGCAGCCAGACCTCAAGGTCGTAGGTCTTGCGGGCCGAAAAGCCCATATCACCCGTCGAAAGCGCCATCACCCGATAATGCAGGCCAAGCTTCTTCAGCACGTCCTCGGCGGCCGACGTCATCCGCTCCAGCTCGTCGAGCGATGATTCGGCATCGGTGATCGAGACCATCTCGCACTTCAGGAACTGGTGCTGGCGCAGCATGCCGCGCGTGTCGCGCCCTGCAGAACCCGCCTCCGAGCGGAAGCAATAGGTGAGCGCGGTGTAGCGCAGCGGCAGCTTTTCTGCCGGCAGGATTTCACCGGCCACCAGATTGGTGAGCGGCACTTCGGCCGTCGGGATCATCCAGCGATCCTCCGAGGCCCTGAACAGATCGTCGGCGAATTTCGGGAGCTGCCCCGTTCCATAGAGGGCTGTATCACGCACCAGAAGCGGCGGGCTGACTTCCTCATAGCCGTGCTCGCCGGTGTGCATGTCGATCATGAACTGGCCGAGCGCGCGTTCCAGTCGGGCAAAGGCGCCGGTCAGCACCGTGAAGCGCGAGCCCGAAAGCTTCGCCGCCCGCTCGAAATCCATGCCGCCAAGGGCCTCGCCGATCTCGAAGTGCTCCTTCGCCGGGTGATTCCAGCCGGGCTTCTTGCCCCACTGGCGGACCTCGACATTATCGGCCTCATCTTTGCCGACCGGCACATCGGCAAGCGGAACATTGGGGATGCCGGCAAGCAGCGCGTCAAGCGCGGCGCTCGCCGCCCGCTCCTCTTCCTCGGCCTGCGGCATGGTGGTCTTGATCTCGGCCACCTCGGCCTTCAGCTTTTCCGCGGTCTCCGTATCCTTGCGGCCCATCGCCGCGCCGATTTCCTTCGAGGCGGCGTTGCGGCGGGATTGCATGTCCTGGAGACGCTGAACCACGGAACGGCGCTTCTCATCAAGTTCGACGATCTTTTCGGCGAGCGGTTCGGCACCGCGCGCAGCAAGCGCCTTGTCGAGCGCCTCCGGGTTTTCGCGAATCCATTTGATATCGAGCATCGTTCCAGCTTTCTGACAAAGAAAAAACCGCCGGCGTTCATTCCGCCGGCGGCCCACTTGTGCCCAACTCGCCCTGAAAGCGCAAGATATGCGCTCTGGCTTTGTCGGTTAAACTGTATCGTCTTCGGCTGCTTCCGTCTCTTCGGTCTCCGGCTTGCGGCCACGCTCGACCAGCTTGGCGGCATAGATCGCCACTTCGTAGAGCAAGAGGGTGGGAAGCGCGAGGCCGAGCTGTGACAGCGGATCGGGCGGCGTCAGCACGGCGGCGACGATGAAGGCGATGACGATCGCAAACTTGCGCTGCTTGGCGAGCCACTTGGCATTGGTGAGGCCGGCGCGCGTCAAAAGCGTCGTGACCACGGGAAGCTGGAACACCAGCCCGAAGGCCAGCACCAGCGACATGATCAGGCTCAGATATTCCGAAACCTTCGGCAGCAGAGAAATCGCCACCTCGCCGCCTTCCGGCGCCTGCTGCATGCCGAGGAAGAACAGCATCACCATCGGGATCAGGAAGAAATAGACGATCGCACCACCGATGATGAACAGGACGGGAGACGCGATCAGGAAGGGCAGGAAGGCCGACCGTTCGTTGCGGTAAAGACCGGGGGCAACGAAGGAATAGACCTGGAAGGCGATCACCGGGAAGGCGATCAGCAAGCCGCCGAAAAATGAGATCTTGATCTGGGTAAACAGGAATTCCTGTGGGGCGGTGTAGATGAGCTGCATCTTTTCCGGATCGAAGCCGGACCAGATGACGGCCCATTTATAGGGCAAAACCAACAGGTTGAAGAGATCTTTGGCGAAGAAGAAACAGATCAGGAAACCGATGAAGAAGGCCGCGAGCGACCACACCAGCCGCCGGCGCAGCTCCATCAGATGCTCGATCAGCGGCTGCGGCTTGTCTTCGATATCGTTGCCGGCACTCATCAGCTGCCCCTCCGCTTGCCGGAACTCTTCGATTTGACCGGTCGCGCGACGGGCTTGAAGCCCGGCTTGCGGCTGACGAGACTCTTCTCCTGGCGGACGGACACCAGCGCGACGTCCTCAGCCTCTTCCTTCTTGCTGACCTTGTCGAAGATGGTGACGGGGTCGAGCTTCGGCGCGTTGCCGGGTGTGGGATAGGAGGTCTTGGGAAGTTCCGGACCATCGGCCTTGGACGGCACCTTGGTCTCGAGCGAGGTCGACTTCTTCAAATCTTTCTGAAGATCACGCGCGGTCTGCCGCAAGGGGTTCATCGCGTCGCGCAGCTGATTGGCGGGGTTGAGCTTCCGCACATCCCGCATGGCCGCCGAGACATCTTCCATATCCGCCTCTTTCAAGGCGTCATCCATCTGCGACCGGAAGTCCGAAGCCATGCGCCGGAACTGCGTCATCGTCTTGCCGAAGGTTCTGAGAACGTGGGGCAGCTCCCTCGGGCCGACGACGACAATCAGCACGATTGCCAC
Protein-coding sequences here:
- a CDS encoding ATP-binding protein; amino-acid sequence: MKLGKETTKALMAEMRRIADALDRMAGPAPRESDLDAADCFVWKPETSYLAPVPRPARVSLSLIRGVDHVRDILYENTLRFAEGFPANNALLWGARGMGKSSLVKAIHAEIADDRKLPLKLVELYREDIGTLATLLDILKGSQYRFLLFSDDLSFDHDDAAYKSLKAALDGGVEGRPENVLLYATSNRRHLMPRDMIENERSTAINPSEAVEEKVSLSDRFGLWLGFHKCSQDDYLAMIDGYAAHFGLEGDDLHAEALTWATTRGGRSGRVAWQFIQDIAGRQRKHLTF
- a CDS encoding peptidoglycan DD-metalloendopeptidase family protein gives rise to the protein MRISGMPEVGKATQGFMLVSALAVLAAGCSSESARFGGSPDTMTTGSVAPRPTYQQLVPPENVGGGGYQTAQTYGDPVVSRQPINTATTAGSGARMATTPVSVQSSSLPPPSQPVQTAALAQPANPSTTYSQPSVGAPSTLPSQTQDVATKRVMLRGDETLSQFAARNGVSEQDILSANGMTSASQVRPGQVLLVPMLTTQPGVAKTASQSQGLVPTTPQPAPTNTPDQRVAVLPTTPTTREGVQSSSATASRTNESGAGSAPQGGTYTVQSGDSLYKIAVANGVTVDALKAANGLSNTNIRIGQKLVIPTGAAPPQPVEPVQTAATPQSQPQTAAPQQQAAASDNPKPYQPPAVEQKAVVEEAAVRPDAGEAVPEGTGISTYRWPAKGAVVVSFGQADGDSISEGIDISVPAGTPIKAAENGVVVYADDGLSDYGNAILIRHDDGRVTVYGYAEQLNVKRGDSVQRGQTIAVSGMTGKAQRPMVHFEVRENTKAVDPMQYLNG
- a CDS encoding protein-L-isoaspartate(D-aspartate) O-methyltransferase: MATKLQEREGFAALVMQLRSSGVTNLDLLAAVEATPRSLFTPSHLTPYAYSGRSLPIECGAFMESADLAIRLLDLLRLKPGQRVLEVGTGSGYTAAIIGRIVERVLSVERYRTLTENARQRMSELGLRSVVLRQADGREGLSGEGTFDRIFYTVALPEIPRARVEQLVSNGVIMAPLLREGAPPLMVRMTRIGSRFERQDLFEVPYLAAERGVSKSL
- the surE gene encoding 5'/3'-nucleotidase SurE — protein: MRILLTNDDGIHGPGLEMLQSLAAQLSGDVWTVAPETDQSGLAHSLTLSEPLRLRQYGEKQYALRGTPTDCVIMAVREVLPGPPDLILSGINSGANMADDVTYSGTIAAAIEGTLQGVRSIALSQEGIYENGRSFPWEVGERHAVALLKKLMTLELPKGTFLNVNFPACAPEAVKGTRVTTQGKLESGLTVEKRADGRGLPYYWLGFRERLADFDADSDLEAVHDNYISVTPLKLDLTDYAVRDRITKALGKS
- the serS gene encoding serine--tRNA ligase — protein: MLDIKWIRENPEALDKALAARGAEPLAEKIVELDEKRRSVVQRLQDMQSRRNAASKEIGAAMGRKDTETAEKLKAEVAEIKTTMPQAEEEERAASAALDALLAGIPNVPLADVPVGKDEADNVEVRQWGKKPGWNHPAKEHFEIGEALGGMDFERAAKLSGSRFTVLTGAFARLERALGQFMIDMHTGEHGYEEVSPPLLVRDTALYGTGQLPKFADDLFRASEDRWMIPTAEVPLTNLVAGEILPAEKLPLRYTALTYCFRSEAGSAGRDTRGMLRQHQFLKCEMVSITDAESSLDELERMTSAAEDVLKKLGLHYRVMALSTGDMGFSARKTYDLEVWLPGQNSYREISSCSVCGDFQARRMNARYRAKDEKQTTFVHTLNGSGVAVGRALIAVVENYLNEDGSVTVPEVLVPYMGGLTKIEAQG
- the tatC gene encoding twin-arginine translocase subunit TatC gives rise to the protein MSAGNDIEDKPQPLIEHLMELRRRLVWSLAAFFIGFLICFFFAKDLFNLLVLPYKWAVIWSGFDPEKMQLIYTAPQEFLFTQIKISFFGGLLIAFPVIAFQVYSFVAPGLYRNERSAFLPFLIASPVLFIIGGAIVYFFLIPMVMLFFLGMQQAPEGGEVAISLLPKVSEYLSLIMSLVLAFGLVFQLPVVTTLLTRAGLTNAKWLAKQRKFAIVIAFIVAAVLTPPDPLSQLGLALPTLLLYEVAIYAAKLVERGRKPETEETEAAEDDTV
- the tatB gene encoding Sec-independent protein translocase protein TatB translates to MLDIGWTELLVVAIVLIVVVGPRELPHVLRTFGKTMTQFRRMASDFRSQMDDALKEADMEDVSAAMRDVRKLNPANQLRDAMNPLRQTARDLQKDLKKSTSLETKVPSKADGPELPKTSYPTPGNAPKLDPVTIFDKVSKKEEAEDVALVSVRQEKSLVSRKPGFKPVARPVKSKSSGKRRGS